GAATCGCctgttttaaatactagaaGTTGAATGGCACCGAACCTGTGATGGAATTAGGATTTTCATTTGTCTGAGATACAAGTCTTATGCATAATGCGAAAGTACAAcggagaaagaaagaaagatgatGAATGGGTTAAAGCTATATAGCCATTTGAGAATTGCAACTACTTTTTAATGGTTCCCTCCCCCAAACCATGTTTGTGCTTTGCTCCGTTGTAACTTTCAATTCTGTTATCTTCAATACTTTTATAGGTTATTTTTTGGAGCATGTGGATTTGGAGACGATACACTGAAATCCAAGACAATGATGTATACAAGAACGCCTATAAGCCCTTCAATAGAGGAACAGGCGATCGTTGCTGGTAGGAAGCTACTGATATTCCCCCCAAAAAGATGACTTCCAAATTGGGAGCAAATCATTTTTTAGTTACACGCCCATTTAAGTTTTTCTGATCGTTTATTTATGACGTTTTTGTTATActttttgtaaatattgattGATTTGGCTAGTATTGACTATATCTTCCAAAACACTCTTAATTTTTTTGTCAAGTTTTAGTCATTTTTATTCCAGTATTTAAGTTTGTTAATTTGCTCTAATCATCACCTAAGAATTATATTCTATTCTATATTTTAAAATCACGATTGGAAAAAAGTTGAGAGATTGTCAGTCCAAAACTTTGTTTACGAAATGAAGTAATTCAATATTGTACCAAGGAAACTTGTACCAGTAGCAACATGCAACAGTCATAACAGTTCACGATGAAATGCTTCTGCTAATTTCAAATAAATCGCGGACTTGTGTCAGCATCCCCTGGGTCATAAAATTACCATTTACATGAACTTAGAGATGTGATATATACATTTTATAGGGACCAAACCGATGAATGAATATACACAGGAAACCGATGAGTATTATACACAGGAAGAGATGCTTGTAGATCATGGTCTACCAAGTTGGCTTGATCGAGCTCTGGTTTCAGTTTTGAGAAATCTGATGCATTCTTGTTGCACCATCAGCCCTCCATTGGCCGGATCGAAGCTGCACCTGTGGAAACTGATGGTGGACTCGACAGGAAAAGGAAGTAATGCGTAAGGCGTATGAAACTTGATAGGATTGCAGCGATTAGTGAATAAACAGTGTTCTTACCTTccatccatgccaacaataacGACAGAGTTCTGAGAACCGAAAGCTGCAATGAATTGAGTACATTCTTGCAAGTGTAACTGAGCAAATGACCATTCAGAGCTGAAATATTTAGGTAAGACCCCTGGAGAAGTTCCAATAATACAATATTAAAAAGCAATAagtacaataaataaataaacatacaGAAATAAGACAACGAATTACAATTTTGGTAAAAATGGGGATGTGTTGTAAGAAACCATGAAAGCTTGTTGGTAAAACTTAAGCTGGATATGTGGAAAGCTGATGGCAGAAAATCCAATTCTACTGAGGTGCAAAGCTACAATAAAGGCAGTAGGACCAGCTGCCTCCATTAAAAATTTCTGTTTGCCCTTAGTATGTAACCATTTTTACCAAGGCTTGTCTCCACCCATGTGTAAGGGTTGCCTCCATTGTTGTAATATGTGCCCCTCGTAGAAAACATTTATCGACGGTAAAATTTGTAGGAAAATATGCATTCTAGTTTTCAGAATTTTAGTTGATTTAATTAAAAGGATTCCCGTGATTATGTTAGGGTTTTAATTTGATATGTTTTCTTGTAGATTTACAATCAAGTTTGAAGTTTTACATCCATATTCGTTCAAATATTCATGTAGGAAAATATCAAATCTATGATACATTTCTCCATTAAATTCTCCATTTTCCaggaattttaattgtttggcCTGACAAACATCGCGAAGAGAAAGCACCTACGGTATCCCTAAAAGAGTACTACTGGAAAAGTTGGATCAAGAAAACCATttcatgttaaatgatatacaCTTGATGCAATTAGCAACTGAAAAAGTCAAAACTACTGCTTCAACAGAAGAAGTGAAGACGTGAAAAACAATGGATATCGTTCATTACACTAGAATGACCTCGTTTGAAGAAATATGTTCATAACATCATTTGCAAAAGATATAATTATAaacgaaataaatttttttaatcacaATTACGAGGGAAAAACACACATCCATGCACCAAAAAATATTACCATTACGAGCGTCCAATCCCATGCATGCAATCACACTGTGGTGTGAAAGGAATAATTAGGCAATCATTGGAGTAACTAGATATGTGGGGGGAAACACTTTTTTGTCAATTCAAACcaatctcaatataccaatCAAGGCCCTCTACTAAGTCAAGACTTAGCCACTTATATCAAAGAGTTTCTTGAAAAAGAAAGGGATTGAGTTATATCACCTTTCATGAAAGATAATGATGAGCCAGGATTAGCACCAGTACTCGGAGAAATCAGGGGATCAAGGGAGTTTGAAGAGTTCTGACTAAAGAAATCCGTTGAAGCAGGAGAATCAATTGAACTGTCCTCACCCACCACCCGCACCCTGAGACTAAACAAGTGAACGGTACCTTTGTCACTCGAGACAGCCAACCATTGTGCATTTGGGGATAAAGCAATACTATATATATCTGCTTTGTCTACCCCTCTGCGTACCTGCAGCAATCATATCATTAACAGTGAAATAAGAAGCCTGTAAAAATGAAGTAGAGCGCAAAAAATAGACCAATATTAGGATCCAGTAGAGACAAATGTAAACACACACGCACCAGCATCCAGAAAATGAATTGACTGCACCCCTGATCTCACAAAAGAAACTCCCATGGCTATGGATGCTCCTTAATATTATGGTTTTATAGAAATTATTAGTGCTCCCTGGACCCACTCACTGATTAGGTGCACAAAATTATTGCACCGGACAAATGTCACATGTAAAGTGAAACCCTTCTATATCATACTATCTATGAATTTTTCCTTCTCTCTGTTTGACATATTTTCCTTCAAACCCAAAAACATTGGCATGATTAGCACTTGTAACTTGTAAATGTGAAACGTGTAATTGAGTATATTCCAACTAAGATGTTTGCATTTATCTTGCACATAATTCGTTTGTGTGAGTTAAACTCTTTCAGTCTATGACTCAGTTTATTCTATTTTGTTTTCAAAACACTTGAAAATGTTGTTTTATTTTCCAAATTAAGACGAACTTTTCAACTCATCTAAATTACATAACAGGAACGAGGAGTGTAACCAGCCTATTAAATTATCAGTCATGCATTCAAAACTGACAAATCGGAATAGCATACTTTTACATCAAACCTCGATGTTCCTGTGATAAAAACAGCGAACTTGAATACTCGATAGTGGATAGATAGGAATTGAACCTAAGTGCCTTAATGGAAATACCTTAGgactttcaaaataaaattattacctCCTGTAATCGAGTTCCATCCATTGTGTTGAAAATTCTTATCAGAGTGCCTCTCAAGCTTGCAGTTGCAAGAAGAAGCCCATCCATGGTCAAGGTCAAACAAGAAATCTTAGAATCATGAGCATTGATTAATTTTGTCATATTCAGACCGAAATGTTCGACCCGAACCTGTCCTCGTCGCAGACCTGGGCAAGCCAACACAGATGTATTAAGGTGATGTGACAGGCAGCAAATTCCCCGGGGATTTGCCAAGGTCTCTATTTGATGAAGAAGTTTCAGATCcataaaattataaacataTATCTTGTGCTCAAGAACAACGACAACACGATCCCGTCTTAGTTTAACCGCACGAACCTCAGATCTGAAGGAAAATTCACCGATGCACCGGCTTTGATGATCATCCCAAATAATAACTTTATTCGGAGGGTATTGAGCATTGGCATTACTGCCAACAAGAGCTAAAATATTGCATCGAAACAACATTTCAACTATCTTAAATCCACCACTTTTTAGATCACGCCTGAAGGTTTCTTTGAAAGGATCGCAATTGTATATACGAAAGCCATGACTAGTGCCAGCGGCAAAGCAACCATAATCCTGATTCCAAGACACATAATATAACTCTGTATCATCATTGTCATTAAACTCCGAATCAGATTGGATAAGAGGGCCAGAAACCACGCCTATAGATGCATCATGACCACCATATCCCGCAGGTGGAAGTATCCCTCCAGATGTTGAAAAAGCAGATGTCATGGTGGATGAGTGAACAGTCATCAGCACTACAGCAAGAAGAAGTAAATAAAACCCAAAAACTTAGTTCAAATTAATATCCTTGGCATACACAAGAAATTTCAACTAAAAGTTTTCAGCCAAGTATCCATCACTTATAAATGACAAATCAGCAACGTGTGTTACTAATAATCAATTACCTACACTCTATTCAATCAACATGGAAAATGTAAGGAAACTTTTTTTATCGGTGCTTGCTTCAGGACATATTTTTCACTTCTTGAATAACCAAAAAGAGGAAGAACAAAATAAGTCCAAGCATTTCTGAGAACATTAAAAAATGCAAGAAGACCAGTCTTTTGTAATGAATAAAAGAACAGAGCTTCAATTATGGTATGTTACTTAAGCAGCATGAAGTTCCATCTTTCTACGCTATGCATCTAAACAACCAAACATCTCATAACCCTCGCACTACCTATTAGCTACCAAGAATTACGGAGATGACACAGATTGTATCATTAAGCAGACACGATAATAAAAAGGAAACAGAACACGCAAATAAGAACTCATACCCAGGAATTCATTTCTTTTTTCCATAAAAAAGATTGATAGATACAAACTGCTGATACACTATCCGAGATCAAAGTAAcccaaaattaaataatcacgGTCAATATTAAGATCGAAAAATGAATCAGACGATGACTTACGAGAGACGATCGCTATAAAATTATGCAACTCGCCAGTATCCCATCATGATTTCACCATTATAGTTACGAAACCTATATTGTCAtttatgaaatgaaaaaaaaaaaaaaaaaaacaagtaaaGGATACTCATTATTAAATCCAATTCAGAAAATTGCTCTCCAAAAACCTATAAATACCGACATCGATACGCGTATCGCGTCActgaaaatatataaattggCAGAGTTCGAATCGTCACCTGCGGGTGCCGAAACTGAATTTCCACACACAAAAAGACCTGGTGAATTTCCAAGTAGATTTGTGCAAACAAATGGGAAATTTAGTGAGAAAACGGAGAGAGATCTGATTCTGACACGTGGTGGGACACAAAAATCTGATGGTATATAACAGTTCGATAATgaaactgattttttttttttttggggcaTTATGTGGGGCCTGCAGTTTTAATGTTTTCTCATTGACTcctttcgaaaaaaaaaaaacttaacaaATATATATCGATTGCCACCTCCTTAGTTCTTTACACAATAATTTGATATTAGATTTCATATTTGATATTCAATATTAATAAACTcttttctcaaattaaaaattacttCTAAGAAAAATAGACAAAATGATCATGTAACTttgtttattttgtatttttgttatataaatattcaattttagatttttgtcctctaattaattttagattttattcttttattcatGTAGTGCTGATATTCCGTCATAAAATATTGACATGTTCGACATCACTTCAGCACTCCATTGTAAAAGTCTACAAACCTGAACATGCCCTAATTTACAAAACCAAAAcccaaaattaaatatttacaaaaccAAAATACGAAACGAACAAACTTTCAAGACTATTTTGGTTATTACCCCCAACATTTAAATTCAGTACTAAGTTGACTTCCAAATCCAAttttgcattaaaaaaaaaaaaaaaaaaaacaaaccgGTACAGTTCTAAATGTTTTGTCATGTTCTCAGTTCAGTCTTAAATATTCTAATGCTCCCGGTTTTTCAGTCAGATTTAATTTGGAACATTAATTTCATTTGAGACGAAACCGAGAACATTGAGATATTTAAGACTGAAGGGAGGAAGAGTCAAAATATTCAGGActgaaaataatttcttctttacCAATGAGCCTTAAAGTGCCTCCATCAAATCAAAATTATCCCCAGTCTCAGATATCGCG
This Primulina eburnea isolate SZY01 chromosome 2, ASM2296580v1, whole genome shotgun sequence DNA region includes the following protein-coding sequences:
- the LOC140819613 gene encoding autophagy-related protein 18d-like → MTVHSSTMTSAFSTSGGILPPAGYGGHDASIGVVSGPLIQSDSEFNDNDDTELYYVSWNQDYGCFAAGTSHGFRIYNCDPFKETFRRDLKSGGFKIVEMLFRCNILALVGSNANAQYPPNKVIIWDDHQSRCIGEFSFRSEVRAVKLRRDRVVVVLEHKIYVYNFMDLKLLHQIETLANPRGICCLSHHLNTSVLACPGLRRGQVRVEHFGLNMTKLINAHDSKISCLTLTMDGLLLATASLRGTLIRIFNTMDGTRLQEVRRGVDKADIYSIALSPNAQWLAVSSDKGTVHLFSLRVRVVGEDSSIDSPASTDFFSQNSSNSLDPLISPSTGANPGSSLSFMKGVLPKYFSSEWSFAQLHLQECTQFIAAFGSQNSVVIVGMDGSFHRCSFDPANGGLMVQQECIRFLKTETRARSSQLGRP